In a genomic window of Nodosilinea sp. E11:
- a CDS encoding prepilin-type N-terminal cleavage/methylation domain-containing protein, with protein sequence MITPSFRHRLGGFGDRLTPAALGLNPKAPDQGLTLIECLVAIVMVALVSGAIAPTMVLSVATRVHSQKSEQALALAQSEIDRVRVAVERGGYTVAQLPPVAVGVGDRNVAAVPAPTNLNAANGNNVANAVGVDVTGDGTNDFLVQRYRTAGQDANGVPVAFAMGVRVYDINAAGTLTTAPASLVMTSNENGRRTRPLAVLHTTIATSDQGDSLCNLSTYLNGGAAPANLPPVCAAPAAAPAPAPPTP encoded by the coding sequence ATGATTACTCCATCGTTCAGACATCGTTTAGGGGGCTTTGGCGATCGCCTTACCCCCGCTGCCCTGGGGCTCAACCCCAAGGCCCCCGATCAGGGCCTCACTCTGATTGAATGTCTGGTTGCGATCGTCATGGTGGCCTTGGTATCGGGTGCTATTGCTCCCACCATGGTGCTGTCGGTGGCAACGCGGGTGCACAGCCAAAAGTCGGAACAAGCTTTAGCCCTGGCCCAAAGCGAAATCGACAGAGTGCGCGTAGCAGTAGAACGAGGCGGCTACACAGTCGCCCAGCTTCCCCCTGTGGCTGTCGGGGTGGGCGATCGCAACGTTGCCGCCGTCCCTGCGCCCACCAACCTCAATGCAGCCAACGGCAATAACGTGGCTAATGCCGTTGGAGTAGATGTCACTGGCGATGGCACCAACGACTTTTTAGTGCAGCGGTATCGGACGGCGGGTCAGGATGCCAACGGTGTGCCGGTGGCCTTTGCCATGGGGGTGCGAGTTTACGACATCAATGCCGCTGGCACGTTAACCACCGCTCCGGCCTCCTTGGTGATGACCAGCAATGAGAATGGGCGTCGCACGCGCCCCTTGGCAGTGCTCCACACCACCATCGCCACCAGCGACCAGGGCGACTCTCTCTGCAACCTCAGTACTTACCTCAATGGCGGTGCTGCCCCCGCAAACCTGCCTCCAGTGTGTGCCGCACCAGCAGCAGCACCAGCACCAGCGCCTCCTACCCCTTAA